In Halorussus limi, a genomic segment contains:
- a CDS encoding DUF502 domain-containing protein encodes MGDAETPAETARETGELLYDGLLSVVVTGIAIIVPLVVTVWVLATIVEFIAGAFAPVVAVLEWTGLVSFLRSLWLGQFFAELGIYSAVFEYVPELVAVTVLLGSIVGVGSLAHVRYGERLVVAVDSALAEIPGVGTVYKSFRRVGDAMLGSEAENFEDVKVVEYPREGSYILGFETADSPEAIGDAVGEEDLVAMFLPFAPNPVMGGYLAHIPEDRVYDVDMTVEEGIRTIITSGIASGEGDGETAVGNIPGVEHEPDGPAKAD; translated from the coding sequence GTCGTGACGGGCATCGCGATTATCGTTCCGCTCGTGGTGACCGTCTGGGTGCTGGCGACGATAGTCGAGTTCATCGCGGGGGCGTTCGCGCCGGTGGTCGCGGTCCTGGAGTGGACCGGTCTGGTCAGTTTCCTCCGGTCGCTGTGGCTCGGCCAGTTCTTCGCGGAGTTGGGTATCTACAGCGCGGTGTTCGAGTACGTCCCGGAACTCGTCGCGGTGACGGTTCTGCTCGGAAGTATCGTGGGCGTCGGTAGCCTCGCGCACGTCCGGTACGGCGAGCGCCTCGTGGTCGCGGTCGATTCGGCGCTGGCCGAAATCCCGGGCGTCGGCACCGTCTACAAGAGCTTTCGGCGGGTCGGCGACGCGATGCTCGGGAGCGAGGCCGAGAACTTCGAGGACGTGAAGGTCGTGGAGTACCCCCGCGAGGGGTCGTACATCCTCGGTTTCGAGACGGCCGACTCCCCGGAGGCCATCGGAGATGCGGTCGGCGAGGAGGACCTCGTGGCGATGTTCCTCCCGTTCGCGCCCAACCCCGTAATGGGCGGCTACCTCGCTCACATCCCGGAAGACCGGGTCTACGACGTGGACATGACCGTCGAGGAGGGAATCCGGACCATCATCACCAGCGGCATCGCCTCGGGCGAGGGCGACGGCGAGACGGCCGTCGGCAACATCCCGGGCGTCGAACACGAACCGGACGGTCCGGCGAAGGCCGACTGA
- the nhaC gene encoding Na+/H+ antiporter NhaC, giving the protein MASLDFEPLTYGELSPERRPTLAQALVPVLGVIVFLGIGSGYLKLAPHGPLLWSIVLTGLVGYYWMDLSWEEIYDGIADSLLMGLQALLILFTIYALIATWVSSGTIPGLMYYGLSILTPKVFLPATAILAAAVAFSIGSSWTTAGTLGVAFIGIGSGLGIPEPMTAGAILSGAYAGDKQSPLSDTTNLAAAVTNTDLYDHIRAMRTGTAIALGISLILYAALGLRAGGAIPEGQVAEIQGALAGTYNLSPLVFLPLVVTFGLALYGYPALPSLVAGVFAGVFTTILVQGAGFTAAWDVFLNGTAPETGTKLVNDLLAAGGLSGSAWTITVVVAALSLGGLLEGLGILAVLAHHLAEGIRSRTGLVVSSGVSAILVNLFSAQQYMAIVIPGMTLRNLYDEYDLESSDLSRAVEAAGTPTGALIPWHAGGVYMASVFGVSTMAYFPYYFFAFLSPLVLFAMALTGRATTPKNTADSSAAASADD; this is encoded by the coding sequence ATGGCTTCACTCGACTTCGAACCGCTGACGTACGGAGAACTGTCGCCCGAGCGGCGGCCGACGCTGGCGCAGGCGCTCGTGCCCGTACTCGGCGTCATCGTCTTCCTCGGCATCGGGTCGGGGTATCTCAAACTCGCGCCCCACGGTCCGCTGCTCTGGAGTATCGTGCTGACTGGACTCGTCGGCTACTACTGGATGGACCTCTCGTGGGAGGAAATCTACGACGGTATCGCCGACAGCCTCCTGATGGGACTACAGGCGCTGCTCATCCTGTTCACCATCTACGCGCTCATCGCTACGTGGGTTAGCTCCGGGACCATACCGGGGCTGATGTACTACGGGCTGTCGATTCTCACCCCGAAGGTATTCCTCCCCGCGACCGCGATTCTCGCCGCGGCCGTCGCGTTCTCCATCGGGTCGTCGTGGACGACCGCCGGGACGCTCGGCGTCGCGTTCATCGGTATCGGTTCGGGCCTCGGTATCCCCGAACCGATGACCGCCGGTGCGATTCTGAGCGGGGCGTACGCGGGCGACAAGCAGTCGCCGCTCTCGGACACGACCAACCTCGCGGCCGCGGTCACGAACACCGACCTCTACGACCACATCCGGGCGATGCGCACGGGAACCGCCATCGCGCTGGGTATCTCGCTGATACTCTACGCCGCTCTCGGTCTCCGCGCGGGCGGAGCGATTCCCGAGGGACAGGTCGCCGAGATTCAGGGCGCACTCGCGGGTACCTACAACCTCTCGCCGCTCGTGTTCCTCCCGCTGGTCGTCACCTTCGGCCTCGCGCTCTACGGCTACCCCGCGCTCCCCTCGCTCGTCGCGGGGGTCTTCGCGGGCGTGTTCACCACCATCCTCGTGCAGGGCGCCGGCTTCACGGCCGCGTGGGACGTGTTCCTCAACGGGACCGCCCCCGAAACCGGCACTAAGTTGGTCAACGACCTGCTGGCCGCCGGTGGTCTCTCGGGGTCGGCGTGGACTATCACCGTCGTCGTCGCCGCGCTCTCGCTGGGCGGTCTGCTCGAAGGACTCGGCATCCTCGCGGTGCTGGCTCACCATCTCGCGGAGGGAATCCGGAGCAGGACCGGACTGGTCGTCAGTTCGGGCGTCTCCGCGATTCTGGTCAACCTGTTCAGCGCCCAGCAGTACATGGCTATCGTGATTCCGGGGATGACGCTGCGCAACCTCTACGACGAGTACGATCTAGAGAGCAGCGACCTCTCCCGTGCGGTCGAGGCCGCGGGGACGCCGACGGGGGCGCTCATCCCGTGGCACGCCGGCGGGGTGTACATGGCCTCGGTGTTCGGCGTCTCGACGATGGCGTACTTCCCGTACTACTTCTTCGCCTTCCTCTCGCCGCTCGTCCTGTTCGCCATGGCGCTGACCGGCCGCGCCACCACCCCGAAGAACACCGCCGACTCGTCGGCGGCCGCGTCGGCCGACGACTGA